The Myxocyprinus asiaticus isolate MX2 ecotype Aquarium Trade chromosome 31, UBuf_Myxa_2, whole genome shotgun sequence genome has a segment encoding these proteins:
- the mfsd1 gene encoding major facilitator superfamily domain-containing protein 1 isoform X1: protein MAERQENQSLLTEDEDNQNTTNMNPLCDPNHLLHRIVVLIFMCFLGFGSYFCYDNPAALQTQVIQDMNLNTASFMQLYAWYSWPNVVLCFLGGFLLDRVFGIRLGTIIFALFVLLGQIIFAAGALANHFWLMEVGRFVFGIGGESLAVAQNTYAVNWFKGKELNLVFGLQLSMARLGSTVNMNIIGWVYGRIQTMTGSAGHSTLGITLMIAGCTCLFSLICALVLGFLDKRAERILNKEQGKTGEVIKLTDVKDFPISLWLIFIICVGYYVAIFPFIGLGQVFFIEKFTFTPVQARAINSVVYIISAPASPLLGFLVDKTGRNIMWVLLAVFTTLISHMMLAFTLWNPWIAMSFLGLSYSLLACALWPMVAFVVAEHQLGTAYGFMQSIQNLGLALISMAAGSILDSKGYLFLEVFFIACICLALIAVVLLYLYDYLKEGELNLSASTRAKRAKALSVSSE, encoded by the exons atggCAGAGAGACAGGAGAATCAGAGTCTCCTCACTGAAGATGAAGATAATCAGAACACAACAAACATGAATCCGTTGTGTGATCCGAATCATCTGCTGCACCGGATCGTCGTTCTCATCTTCATGTGTTTTCTGGGCTTcg GAAGTTATTTCTGTTATGATAATCCAGCTGCTCTTCAAACTCAAGTCatacagg ATATGAATCTGAACACAGCATCGTTCATGCAGCTGTACGCCTGGTACTCGTGGCCTAATGTTGTTCTGTGTTTTCTGGGCGGCTTTCTGTTGGACCGGGTGTTTGGCATCAG GTTGGGGACAATAATCTTTGCACTGTTTGTGTTGCTAGGACAG ATCATATTTGCTGCTGGCGCTCTAGCGAATCATTTCTGGCTGATGGAAGTGGGGCGTTTTGTGTTCGG TATCGGTGGCGAGTCGCTGGCCGTCGCTCAGAACACATATGCTGTTAACTGGTTTAAAGGAAAAGAACTGAACCTAGTGTTCGGTCTGCAGCTCAGCATGGCCAGACTG GGCAGTACAGTGAACATGAACATCATCGGGTGGGTGTACGGCCGCATTCAGACTATGACAGGCTCCGCTGGACACTCGACTCTGGGAATAACACTCATGATCG CGGGGTGCACATGTCTCTTCTCTCTCATCTGCGCTCTGGTTCTGGGGTTTCTGGACAAACGGGCTGAGAGGATACTCAACAAAGAGCAGGGCAAGACCG gtgaaGTGATCAAGCTGACTGATGTGAAGGATTTTCCCATCTCTCTGTGGCTCATCTTCATCATCTGTGTGGGATATTACGTGGCTATATTTCCCTTTATCGGACTGGGACA AGTTTTCTTCATAGAGAAGTTCACTTTCACTCCTGTCCAGGCCAGAGCTATTAACag TGTTGTGTACATTATCTCAGCTCCTGCATCGCCTCTGTTGGGGTTTCTGGTCGATAAGACGGGCAGGAACATCATGTGGGTTCTACTGGCTGTCTTTACAACACTCATCTCTCACATGATGCTGGCGTTTACTCTCTGGAACCCCTGGATTGCCATG TCTTTCTTAGGTCTGTCATACTCTCTGTTGGCTTGTGCTCTCTGGCCGATGGTGGCGTTTGTTGTAGCAGAACATCAGTTGGGTACTGCATATGGATT TATGCAGTCCATACAGAACTTGGGTCTGGCCCTCATCTCCATGGCAGCAGGATCAATCTTAGACAGCAAGGGTTACCTGTTCCTGGAGGTGTTCTTCATTGCCTGCATTTGCT tggctctgatagctgtTGTGTTACTGTATCTGTATGATTATCTCAAAG AGGGGGAGCTGAACCTGTCTGCATCAACACGAGCCAAACGCGCCAAAGCTTTATCTGTGTCCTCTGA GTGA
- the mfsd1 gene encoding major facilitator superfamily domain-containing protein 1 isoform X2: MAERQENQSLLTEDEDNQNTTNMNPLCDPNHLLHRIVVLIFMCFLGFGSYFCYDNPAALQTQVIQDMNLNTASFMQLYAWYSWPNVVLCFLGGFLLDRVFGIRLGTIIFALFVLLGQIIFAAGALANHFWLMEVGRFVFGIGGESLAVAQNTYAVNWFKGKELNLVFGLQLSMARLGSTVNMNIIGWVYGRIQTMTGSAGHSTLGITLMIAGCTCLFSLICALVLGFLDKRAERILNKEQGKTGEVIKLTDVKDFPISLWLIFIICVGYYVAIFPFIGLGQVFFIEKFTFTPVQARAINSVVYIISAPASPLLGFLVDKTGRNIMWVLLAVFTTLISHMMLAFTLWNPWIAMSFLGLSYSLLACALWPMVAFVVAEHQLGTAYGLTRAGRVRTS, translated from the exons atggCAGAGAGACAGGAGAATCAGAGTCTCCTCACTGAAGATGAAGATAATCAGAACACAACAAACATGAATCCGTTGTGTGATCCGAATCATCTGCTGCACCGGATCGTCGTTCTCATCTTCATGTGTTTTCTGGGCTTcg GAAGTTATTTCTGTTATGATAATCCAGCTGCTCTTCAAACTCAAGTCatacagg ATATGAATCTGAACACAGCATCGTTCATGCAGCTGTACGCCTGGTACTCGTGGCCTAATGTTGTTCTGTGTTTTCTGGGCGGCTTTCTGTTGGACCGGGTGTTTGGCATCAG GTTGGGGACAATAATCTTTGCACTGTTTGTGTTGCTAGGACAG ATCATATTTGCTGCTGGCGCTCTAGCGAATCATTTCTGGCTGATGGAAGTGGGGCGTTTTGTGTTCGG TATCGGTGGCGAGTCGCTGGCCGTCGCTCAGAACACATATGCTGTTAACTGGTTTAAAGGAAAAGAACTGAACCTAGTGTTCGGTCTGCAGCTCAGCATGGCCAGACTG GGCAGTACAGTGAACATGAACATCATCGGGTGGGTGTACGGCCGCATTCAGACTATGACAGGCTCCGCTGGACACTCGACTCTGGGAATAACACTCATGATCG CGGGGTGCACATGTCTCTTCTCTCTCATCTGCGCTCTGGTTCTGGGGTTTCTGGACAAACGGGCTGAGAGGATACTCAACAAAGAGCAGGGCAAGACCG gtgaaGTGATCAAGCTGACTGATGTGAAGGATTTTCCCATCTCTCTGTGGCTCATCTTCATCATCTGTGTGGGATATTACGTGGCTATATTTCCCTTTATCGGACTGGGACA AGTTTTCTTCATAGAGAAGTTCACTTTCACTCCTGTCCAGGCCAGAGCTATTAACag TGTTGTGTACATTATCTCAGCTCCTGCATCGCCTCTGTTGGGGTTTCTGGTCGATAAGACGGGCAGGAACATCATGTGGGTTCTACTGGCTGTCTTTACAACACTCATCTCTCACATGATGCTGGCGTTTACTCTCTGGAACCCCTGGATTGCCATG TCTTTCTTAGGTCTGTCATACTCTCTGTTGGCTTGTGCTCTCTGGCCGATGGTGGCGTTTGTTGTAGCAGAACATCAGTTGGGTACTGCATATGGATT gaccagagctgggagggttcggacGAGTTGA